From a single Toxoplasma gondii ME49 chromosome II, whole genome shotgun sequence genomic region:
- a CDS encoding hypothetical protein (encoded by transcript TGME49_222245), with the protein MLYRLIELVARENVASRPEETHSRRRARLYRSGWAGVGRRRNRLMSLCAAKYRVEKELREKRREGCACVSSFDFLFRKVCSTQHRCLRKARLRQFKANETLRVTVLHRARLTCLDKKLALHQLARKDMCHFYGTLKPRKIPSLQSLGLLFRQKSITGLCPDQVWQRSATTSDAPFTHAFCGVERKLDDSTQKGSDLSACELTQNLKSSDGN; encoded by the exons ATGCTTTATCGATTGATAGAGTTAGTTGCGAGAGAGAATGTGGCTTCCCGACCAGAGGAAACTCACAGCCGAAGACGAGCAAGACTGTATAGAAGCGGTTGGGCTGGCGTCGGTCGTCGCCGAAATCGTCTTATGAGTCTGTGCGCAGCGAAGTATCGTGTAGAAAAAGAACTCCGCGAGAAGCGGAGGGAGGGATGCGCCTGCGTGTCGAGCTTCGATTTCCTCTTTCGGAAGGTATGCAGCACTCAACACCGTTGTTTGCGAAAGGCAAGACTCAGGCAGTTCAAGGCAAACGAGACGCTGCGGGTGACAGTGCTCCACAGAGCGCGTCTCACTTGTCTTGACAAAAAGCTTGCTTTACACCAACTCGCGAGAAAAGATATGTGCCATTTTTACGGCACACTCAAACCAAGGAAAATCCCTTCTCTACAGAGCCTCGGGCTCCTGTTCCG acaaaaATCTATCACCGGGCTGTGTCCTGATCAAGTCTGGCAGCGCTCGGCGACAACTTCCGATGCCCCATTCACCCATGCCTTTTGTGGAGTAGAAAGGAAACTTGATGACTCCACTCAAAAGGGAAGCGATTTGAGTGCATGCGAGTTGACACAGAATTTAAAATCATCCGACGGGAACTGA
- a CDS encoding hypothetical protein (encoded by transcript TGME49_222240), which produces MYPFRVSASEQKGVTLHSSHALGGVEPTTISDSSSPGRFSFPSQVDVYQASPACRSVGGAPALSLASLSSEASSRQAETQHPDELNPPSFSLTGGSAVSLSETSTLKGIDTLKGDIFRRFRLPRDEDDVDSEALCGDLREGPGFSPSQLLGEPRSPRQDREMDDDDIRPPQRLNASEELLRFSSWPTGRREDDESVPREMVEDDVEDSSPLSCTAASRLSAASSLATASSASPELPRPGDAEPASTQSLECGAKKFGTGTGRGRKRAALRDESWRNGNACEGGKPDVDAGIETLSRLLAKKCRLNSSSRETEPDFLGFKPIAGTSSVLGSPLCGSAVAAVTNSGGREEGTLPGMQAGVFERILGSVSSELFGTGVSKPPEPNAPDVLTPSGSEWPGDTNQGPEDRPAGTKDAQMSQDGDSDRRPKAELPAALDEEPNFFSACKGSGDLTEEMGKSEPFRDFYRRRKSSCSTSFSADPASPIERSGSRPFLASSSISCRLSSCSFSASLHSGADRAHALRLPVNSTELERVSERKRRFSQPVDAGEASPVSPRALSGQCRRGMDLSGADDLPEHGGDARSRDEREDRGRRPGRLYHCERRPLPTEKQKRMRMQELLAITRSPPSRIAASPPAFSDPTRPERGAAAVYRSVDLGALRTRTWTPPMCLTAVSERCPERWSRADPEGRSGSSRAVQVGRASRVSVASRRRREEERDLGSVSEAASPQVESHDSRYVVTVEDSEQFLPPFASSLGRGQSGSVYSFSSFSVTSSCLSDSSSILSGETFAPGLAPSSAGSGSGEGCASFASFGFSEGSGPGWLSGAGLSSPTWTGITGSTNASPPVSPNLLASSLTLPLGMATAPPPPTFCAAHLDAASTPSGAPRNFELDGAPESGTEGGSSRRTSPCHVARASSAQAPRGALRVSSFSPSSSPSFATAFSASLQTTGVRRPLLVTRGAPDVSGGRANCIDTAGCGLPVESAPASFARRMRPRFCETDDSGDSRTPGQTEARVIDYVAANRLLREAQFE; this is translated from the coding sequence ATGTATCCGTTTCGAGTTTCTGCTTCCGAGCAGAAAGGCGTCACTCTCCACAGTTCACACGCGCTCGGTGGGGTGGAGCCGACGACGATTTCtgactcttcttcgccgggTCGGTTCAGCTTTCCTTCTCAAGTGGATGTCTATCAAGCGTCTCCAGCCTGTCGCTCTGTGGGAGGCGCGCCTGCCCTGAGTCTGGCTTCCCTGAGCTCCGAAGCCTCTTCTCGGCAGGCGGAGACACAACACCCTGATGAGTTGAATCcaccctctttctctcttacCGGTGgttcggctgtctctctttcggaGACTAGCACGCTGAAAGGGATAGACACTTTGAAAGGAGACATTTTTCGGCGTTTTCGACTTCCCCGGGACGAAGACGATGTCGACAGCGAGGCCTTATGTGGCGACCTGCGCGAGGGTCCCggcttctcgccgtcgcagCTGCTCGGCGAACCGCGGTCGCCccgacaagacagagaaatgGACGATGACGACATTCGCCCCCCGCAAAGACTGAATGCCTCTGAGGAGTTACTTCGGTTTTCTAGTTGGCCCACGGGGCGTAGAGAAGATGACGAGTCTGTCCCTCGGGAGATGGTCGAGGATGATGTCGAGgactcttcgcctctctcctgtaCCGCTGCCTCGCGGCTGTCTGCGGCCTCGTCTCTTGCAactgcttcgtctgcgtctcccgaGCTGCCGAGGCCCGGCGACGCCGAGCCTGCCTCCACGCAGAGCCTCGAGTGTGGAGCGAAGAAGTTCGGGACCGGAAcaggccgaggaagaaagcgagcgGCGCTGAGGGATGAATCGTGGCGGAACGGAAACGCATGTGAAGGAGGGAAACCGGACGTGGACGCTGGAATTGAAACGCTGTCGAGACTCCTTGCGAAGAAATGCAGGTTGAACAGCAGCTCCCGCGAAACAGAGCCGGACTTCCTTGGCTTTAAGCCGATAGCGGGGACGTCATCAGTGTTGGGATCGCCTCTCTGCGGGTCCGCAGTGGCAGCAGTGACCAACAGCggaggccgagaagaaggtACGTTGCCAGGCATGCAGGCCGGAGTCTTCGAGCGCATCCTGGGCAGTGTCTCTTCAGAGTTGTTCGGCACTGGGGTCAGCAAGCCTCCGGAGCCCAACGCGCCCGACGTTCTCACGCCGAGCGGATCCGAGTGGCCCGGAGACACCAACCAAGGCCCTGAAGACAGACCGGCGGGAACGAAGGATGCGCAGATGAGCCAAGACGGCGATTCGGACCGAAGGCCAAAGGCAGAGCTGCCGGCCGCCTTGGACGAAGAGCCGAACTTTttcagcgcatgcaagggTAGCGGCGACTTGACTGAGGAGATGGGGAAGTCTGAACCGTTCAGGGACTTTTATCGAAGGCGGAAGTCGTCGTGCTCCACGTCGTTCTCGGCGGATCCGGCATCGCCTATAGAGCGGTCAGGCTCCCGAccgtttctcgcctccagTTCGATTTCTTGCCGCCTTTCGTCCTgctccttttctgcgtctctgcacaGCGGCGCAGACAGAGCGCATGCCCTCAGGTTGCCTGTGAACTCCACAGAGCTCGAGCGTGTGTcggagcgaaagagacgTTTTTCGCAGCCCGTCGATGCCGGCGAAGCATCACCGGTGTCTCCGAGGGCCCTCAGCGGCCAATGCCGCAGGGGCATGGACCTTTCCGGAGCAGACGACCTTCCTGAGCATGGAGGTGACGCGAGAAGCAGggacgagagggaagaccGGGGTCGGAGACCAGGTCGTCTTTATCATTGCGAGCGACGCCCACTGCcaacggagaagcagaagcgaatgcgcatgcaggagctCCTGGCGATCACTCGGTCCCCGCCTTCGCGCATCGCAGCCTCTCCACCCGCGTTTTCTGATCCGACGCgcccagagagaggcgcagcggCGGTCTATCGATCGGTGGATTTGGGGGCTCTCCGCACTCGTACGTGGACGCCGCCCATGTGCCTCACGGCGGTCAGCGAGCGATGTCCAGAGCGTTGGTCGAGAGCAGATCCTGAGGGGCGtagcggaagctcgcgagcggTGCAGGTGGGCCGCGCGTCCCGTGTGTCTGTTGCTTCTCGccgccgcagagaagaagaacgagacttGGGTTCTGTCTCGGAGGCCGCGTCGCCGCAGGTCGAGTCACACGACAGCCGCTATGTGGTGACCGTCGAAGACTCCGAGcagtttcttcctccgttcGCATCCTCCCTCGGCCGTGGACAGAGCGGCTCGGTATactcgttctcctctttttcggtGACCTCGTCCTGCCTGTCGGACTCGTCTTCGATTCTCAGTGGGGAGACGTTCGCCCCTGGACTTGCGCCGTCGAGTGCAGGAAGCGGCAGCGGGGAAGGTTGcgcctctttcgcctccttcggATTCTCAGAGGGCTCCGGCCCCGGGTGGCTCTCTGGCGCCGGCCTGAGCTCCCCAACTTGGACGGGAATCACGGGATCGACGAACGCGTCGCCGCCTGTGTCTCCAAAtctccttgcttcttcgctcaCGTTGCCCCTCGGAATGGCCACcgctcctccgcctccaacGTTCTGCGCTGCTCATCTCGACGCAGCTTCTACTCCTTCGGGAGCGCCAAGGAATTTTGAGCTGGACGGAGCGCCAGAGTCTGGAACCGAGGGTGGCTCTTCGCGTCGCACCTCGCCCTGCCATGTTGCTCGCGCGTCCTCCGCTCAAGCTCCCAGGGGGGCTCTACgagtctcgtctttctcgccgtcatcgtctccttcgtttgcgactgcgttttctgcttctctgcagacgacGGGGGTACGTCGTCCGCTTCTTGTGACGCGGGGAGCACCTGATGTCTCGGGAGGCCGTGCGAACTGTATAGACACCGCAGGTTGCGGGCTTCCTGTTGAGTCGGCGCCCGCGAGCTTCgcgcggcgcatgcgtccGCGGTTctgcgagacagacgacTCTGGAGACTCGAGAACTCCGGGCCAAACGGAGGCGAGAGTCATCGACTATGTGGCGGCCAACCGCCTGCTGCGGGAGGCGCAGTTCGAATAA